Proteins found in one Falco rusticolus isolate bFalRus1 chromosome W, bFalRus1.pri, whole genome shotgun sequence genomic segment:
- the LOC119140702 gene encoding uncharacterized protein LOC119140702: protein MTGWCRLWIMNYGLIAKPLYEAQKNSPFVWGPQQQKAFVELKRALMSAPALGLPDLTKVFQLFVHERQHLALGVLTQRIRSWKRPVGYSSKQLDTVSKGWPNCLRAVAATVMLIQEARKLTLGRTITVYVPHMVITVLEQKGGHWLSPSRMMKYQVVLTEQDDVILKTTNLVNPAVFLSSIQEEGQLEHDCLATIEYVYSSREDLKDVPLERPDWELYTDGSSFMEQGVRYAGYAVTTDTTVIEAGALASTTSAQKAELIALIRALELSTEKKVNIWTDSKYAFGVKVGEESPVYSTMWECKGRFVAKPGLEGDLGNKGWCYYPKMATTPVYG from the exons atgactgggtggtgtcgcctttggatcatgaactatgggctaatagctaaaccgCTGTATGAGGCCCAAAAGAACTCTCCCTTTGTATGgggcccacaacaacaaaaggcttttgtagagtTGAAACGTGCCTTAATGTCTGCACCTGCTTTGGGACTGCCGGATCTAACCAaagttttccagctgtttgtacATGAAAGACAACACCTTGCACTGGGCGTGTTAACCCAGAGGATAAGAAGCTGGAAACGACCAGTCGGATATTCCTctaaacaactggacacagtgagtaAAGGGTGGCCAAACTGCCTTCGAGCAGTGGCCGCAACAGTGATGCTCATACAAGAAGCTCGGaaattgactttgggaagaacaataacagtctATGTTCCACACATGGTGATAACTGTCTTAGAACAGAAGGGGGGACATTGGCTGTCTCCCAGCCGAATGATGAAGTACCAGGTGGTATTGACTGAACAGGATGATGTGATTCTAAAAACAACTAAcctggtaaatcctgcagtatttttaagttCTATACAGGAAGAAGGACAACTGGAACATGATTGTTTGGCTACCATCGAGTATGTTTATTCCAGTCGTGAGGATCTGAAGGATGTACCATTGGAGCGACCAGACTGGGAATTgtatactgatggaagcagcttcaTGGAACAAGGAGTCAGATACGCCGGATATGCGGTAACAACAGACACTACAGttatagaagcaggagcattggcTAGTACCACATCAGCCCAAAAGGCAGAACTTATTGCTTTGATTCGAGCCTTAGAATtaagtacagaaaagaaagtgaatatCTGGACagattcaaaatatgcctttggg GTTAAAGTTGGAGAAGAATCACCAGTATATTCAACCATGTGGGAATGTAAAGGACGATTTGTAGCTAAACCGGGATTAGAGGGAGATTTAGGGAACAAGGGATGGTGTTATTATCCTAAAATGGCTACAACACCAGTGTATGGGTAA